GCCGGCTGCCGCCTGGTGCTGCTGCCGATGAAGGGCGACCACGAGGATGCGTTCTCCAAAACTCTGGCCTCATGTCGACGTGCGCCACCGCCCACTCGCAGCATCGTCCACCTGCAGCCATCCGCTCTGTGTATAGCCATTAAGGTTAGACTTATACAAGGGGAACACACCGATTGCATTGATCAAGGTTAGACTTATACAGGGGGAACAGAGGGCGTGAGCCCAAGATGGTGATCGTGGTCAGGCCATGTTCGAGAGGTGGAGGTCGTGTGTGCTGCAGGACTACAAAACTGCACAAGCTACATACAAAACTCATGTACAGAATACAAGGGTTTAACATCCCCCGCAGTCGTGACGACACAAAGACTGGACCAAAAATCATGAAACACGTCGGTTGGCAGCCCTTTGGTCATCACGTCGGCGAACTGTTGCCGCGCTGGGACGTGGAGAACGCGGAAATCACCGAGAGCCACGTGCTCGCGGACGAAGTGGATGTCCAGCTCGACATGCTTGGTGCCGCGGTGGTGAACGGGATTGCTGGATAGGTACACGGCGGAGATGTCGTTGCAGTAGACCAGCGTTGCCGAGGTGACCGCGCAGCGGAGCTCGCCGATGAGTTGTCAAAGCACACTCGGCCAGGGTGTTGGCCACGCTACGGTACTCTGCCTCCACGCTGGAGCGGGAGGCCGTGGGCTGGCGCTTTGAGGACCACAAGACCAGCACGTCGCCGAGGAACCGATATCATGCCATATTTTCAGAGGCATCCGAAGGTTATGGAACGGATAGCATGTCGACGCATGAGAGACACGAAGCAGGCACGGGCGGGAATGAACTGGTGCACGCAATCGGTGGCGAAGAGAAGGCTGCTGCTGCGCACATCTGGTGCCCGCAGGGCTCCCTCCGCTCCCGGCGAGGTGGGTGCACAGGACCAAAGACCGGACGCAGCGCCCACgcgaagatgccaggaagcgacgCCGGGGGATGACTAGCTCCAGCAGCGCCGCACGCGGGCTGTGCGTGGGGTGCTAAGCAGGGTACCCAGCAGACTGCCGGATCCCCTCGTCTTCCCTGACGCTGCGGAAGGAGAAGCTGCACTGCAGGCCACTGCCGACCGACGACGCTGCATTACCATGCTCTGAGCCGCCACCTACTCGCCCCGCACAGCCATAAGCCACCCCGCACAACTCATCATCGTAATACATACAGGGTTGGAAAAGAAAATACTTTGATCTTTTATTAGGCAAAGTAAATCTTGTTTCTTCAGCATCGCTACATTTTATTTTGGAATGCTTAATATGAAACTGCAGCACAAACAGCATTGTTGTTGAAAATAGTTCTTGGATGATGGTAAACATACCTTTTCACGGTAAGCACATGAAGCCTTTCAGTACATGGCCGGTTCGTTGTTGTAGTTCATTTCAAACGGCTGAAAGAGCAACTTGTTCTAGCAACTCGTTCTTGTCCTTTGACCTTCAGAGAACAGTAGAAAGTTAGGGACTGTAGATAACAGAAGAATTCAATAGGATAATGCAAACAAATATTTAGATTACGTAGATGATGAAAGAAGACTTCAGCATATCGTAAGCTTCGTTTTCGCCCTTTCCGGACTTCACTAGCATCCAAAAAGCATGTCTTGTACTGGATCCTGTTGTGGCCTGTGAATTGTACAAGGAGTCAACTCATTTTCTTATGGTTTGTTGTTCTAACTAGCTACAACAGTAATAAGCCCTTGCATCAGGATACTATTAGAAAATGAAGGAACAAGGGCATTAATAAGTATTCATCACAGTAAAACACTAAGCAAGAACTAAATTTAATGCATACATACTGGTGTAGGTGAACAGATAAATTCAGATGTTACATATTGTACTACCGTCGACAAGAAACTGTAAATGGCATTGGAGCATACATTCCATAAATAGGAAACTAGGGGTCCTCACTGATCAATTTGGCAGGCGCTGATACGAACAACAGTTCAGTTACAACATGGAAGCCTATGGATGTTATCGTACTTCTTATAATATACTCATATCTATATTTTTCTTCTCCCAAACACACAGTTAGACCGATGTTGTATACAGTACTGGTTGTATATATCAAAAGTTGAATGGAGTTGGACTGGAAGCATTGCTAAAACTATAGTGATTCAACTAACCTTCTCGAAGAATGTTTTGACGTTTTTCCCAAAACTCAGGTCCTATGTTATCAAAAATTGACACTGTAATTGCCAACCGGGTTCTTTCTATGGGATTCCCATAGTCGTCGATTTTCACTGTTCGGTATTCGAAAGAGCACCTTACAGGGTTAATTGATCTTAACTAAGAGTTGAGGAAAACATGTCCCACAAAATAACATCATTCAACAATCAGACCCACAAAAGAAATACATTATGTAATCTGCACAACTGATTAGAAGAATTATAGCATTCGACCAATATCAGACAAGGGAATGGCGTGAAATGCCAAATAAGGAGTTCCGATTATCCCTCAAAACTAATGTATAGCAAGACTGTTTACATTTAACTATCTGGATATCAGATGTGAATTTAGAAATGCTAGGTTAATCTCTGCACCAAGTTATGATTAGAAACTATGATGGTCATTTGTATAAATCATGCAAACGATATCTTGCGACAGAAACATGGAAAATATCTCAGTGAGAATGAATAGGAACATTAATGATGATTTCCTTTTGTGTGGTTGACACCTTTACGTTATCTCGATAAACGCTGGATCCTTTTCAGAACATAGCTGGTTCATCATCATGGATGATTTGGAACTGTTGTGAAAGCAACTCGTTTTTGTCCTTAGGAAATGTTCCCTATAATAGATGGTTCACAAAAAAGAATTTATACAAATGATACAAAAGACAACTCAAACTCAAACTAGATTACTGTCAATGCGTGTTGTGCCTTTTTTTTTCAGAAGCATGTATTATAATTATTATTTATATGACCTGAAACACACGTCTCAAATCGAATATGTTCATTACTTACCCAATCAACTAAAAAAGACTAAGTAACGGAGCAACCGGACATACAAATCTATCGAATGACGATACATACACCATACTTGTGTTCATTTAATGTTGCTGAAGTTTCTACGACTTTGGGAAAATAACATACACAACAAGATGATATTGTAGAGGACATCAACACGAACAATTGCATACAAGAATCTTATTACTTATACTAGGAAACTGTTGACTGTAGTTCAAGAAGCTTACGGTCCAGTTGCCTCCATGCCAAATAATCATGAATCGTCTTCATATTTGGATAGCATACAACTCGCCCATCAAAATATGGAGCCTCTCTGAGCTCTTTATTTGGAAAGAAATCTTTCAACTTCATCACATACACAGGTGTGAAGTAAGAAACACACAAAGAGAGAATTTTGCTGCAATTATTGGTAGAGAAGTCTTTGATAGAATTCTGTTCCCTCTCTGAAAACAAAACTGCAAAGCAAACAGAAATATGAGAACCTGACATTATTATCTGAGAACAAAGCCCGTGCAATTCAAAAGTATCTCCATTCATAACAGTATTTGCATACAATTTTTTAATGTAAATTTTGCATCCATTTTATAATCTAACTTTCATGAGAAGATGTTATACGGGTTGTACCTGTACTCATCGCTAAGAGCATCTCTAGAAGATCCCTTATATCGCGGTACCCTAAAAGCATTATAAGGGGAACCTTAAACTTGTTTTGCAGTACCGTGCAGGCTACATTGGAACAGATCCCACAAAAATTTACCGTAAAACCAAATATTCCCCGTggtcttctccttcttcctttcaCCCGCATCTCCCTGAATCCTTGCCGCCGCACACCGTGCAGTCTGCCTCCGCACACGACGAACCAGGCGTCGCCGCACACCTCGCAGGCCGCCTCGCACGTGCCCGGCTGCACGGCAGAGCACTGACCAGAGCCGCGACTGCTCGTGCAGCGCCACCACCTCGTCGGCGACGCCGACATACCTCCCGCCCATGAACAGCCGCAGCGGCAGCGGCATGTCGTCGTCCCTCCCAAGGAGCACGCGCGGAGCTCGCGCCGGCCCACCGAAATCAACTAGAATCGCTCCAAATCAGGCCTGTCCGCTGGAAATTTGGCCGGAATCGAGACTGACATGATAGATCTTGGTCAAAATGAAAACTATTCTAGCGGTTGGACATGAAACTTCCCTCCCGCCAACTGTCTTTTTTTAAGGTGAACTGTAAAATTTGCCTTGAATCCTGAACAACTGCGGGAATGGAGGCTTATTTTAAGGTTTCCCTCCAAAAAATATGCGCGTCGGCCGATTTTGAGTGGTCTGGTCAGGTCGGTTTTTCCGCTCAATCCCGTAAAAAGCAGTTATTTTACAGTTTTGGCTCTTTtaagggatctgctagagatgctctaacaccATAAGAAAACACTATGTCAGGAAATTCCTCGAGGATAGAACTAGCACAAGCATTCATCAATCTTAAAGCGCTCTCATCATTTGGTTTCTCAAAGGCGTGTATCATCAAGAATCTAACAAAAAGAGGAGTGAAATTAGTGGAGACTGGAACAACAAAGATAAGCTATTTATAATCTGAAGCAACAGTAATTCCCAGATATGCATATAGTAACCTTCATTGCATGTTTCCCACATGCTTATACTTAAACAATTGCGCAAAAGGCATTGGTACATGGACTAGATTAAGAACTTGACATGGTGAAATGATCTATGCAGTTGCTTAACCACTTTTTTTCCTTATTGAAGGAATAGATGAACAGTACCGGTGGAAATTACAGCCATCGAAGCAGACAATGATTCAGTTGGAGGCCAGGAGGTGATGGTCGAACTCGAATTCCCTCTTAACATACTCGTACTCGCTATTGGCCATCAATACACGCCACAGAACACCTGTTCTTGGAGCTACACCTACATAAAATTGTAGCAAAGAGACAGTTTAGAAATTTTGGGTGAAATCTTCATTGCAAATTTGCAACTAGCATTTTTGGATTTAACACATTTTCCATCGTAAACGTCTGAATGAACTAATTTCTCTGGTGACATTGTAATGtttttattttccattataagAAGAGGCGACATGGTTGACCATGACCAAATAACCATGTTTCCCTTCCCCTCAAGATTTtacagattttttttgtttttcttcactAATGCAAACTTCATCAAACACCTGTTGCTCGAGAATCATTTTCCGCTGTAGACATCAGGTAACAAAAGGTGAATGTATATTTTGTTTCTAAACCTACGTAACTTAGGATGTTGGTGGAAAAGGTGGTCCCGTTCCTATACAAACTGGAACCGGGGAGGTTCCTCcctgatttattgaattttttttttgcttatttGAGAGAGTAGAACCAGTAACAAATTGCAACCAAACTATTGGCCAACTGATATGTCCCTCGGTGCGCATCATACAGTGCGGTATAAGATATTAGAGTACGAAGCCATACAGGAAAGCAGAATTTTACACTAGCTAGCTCGTAATCAACAACAACAGGAGTTCGCACAATTTAAGATGTCAGTTTTGACCAAACTAGACATCTCAGGGTTCTGATTGAAGGAGCCGTCCGCAGGCAGAATATCAATTTGCTTCATTCTAGTGTTAACTAAAGCAGAATAGCAACAACATAGCAGAAGTAGTGCGCGCCGAACTGTAGACAGACTTAGGTTTTTTACTAACCTGCGACCTGGCCGGGGCAATGGAGGCCGGCTGCCGTCAAGGGCGCTCCGAACCTGGAAGTGGCGGCGGTGCTAGCGCCTACCTGAGAGCGTGTTTTCCGGTCAGTGCCATgcgccggcgatggcggagggAGCACTGGAGACCTAGAGGCGATGGGAGGAAGGGGAGAgtgttcctttttcctttttctttcttttttactttttgaGGGAAGAGGGCGACGTTTCAGGATGCGGCGCGAGGTTTTTTTTTTAGTAACTGGATGCGGCGCGAGGTGACAGAGGCTTGGCCTGGGCCTCGTGGTACGTTTCAGGCTGATCTACGACATTCGATTGTAATCCTCAAAAAAAAATCTACATTCTTTTTTTTTCACGAATACGCAAAGGTTGCATATCTTTTCATTGGTAGAAGAAGAGAGTTACATCATGGGATTACATCAACTAACTAAGCCATGTACACAAGAAGGCATGAAAGTGAGTTAGGAGCACACAGATAGGGTTTGCTCAGCCCCTGCGGGTACAGTAAACTAGCCCTCGGGGATGATCTTATGGATCCCGGTGACGCTGGCCCTAGCCCAAAGGCGCACTTCGTCTCTAATTATCCTGCGAGATGGGAGACCGAAGGTCGCTCGCCGCCGAAGATGCAGGCATTCTGGTGCTTCCAAAGCCACTAGGCCGCGAGGATGATGATCGAAGCCAATCCTTTTCGCCGGCCCGGGTGCACGGTCGTAGGAGTGGGCCCACCAGGAGTAGAACTCAGTATCCGCATTCGGTAGATCGACAGTTGATCTGATCCAGCCTAGGATCTCATGCCACACCTGCCGGGAGAAGGGGCATCCTGCCAGGAGATGTTGCATTCGATTGTGGGAGGGGCCACAAGTTAACCACTTATTATTTGTTGACGACAGCCTGTTGTTTTTCAAGACAAATGGTATAGGGGCGATGGAAGTGTCAAACCTATTAGACTCTTATTGTTAAGCTTCGGGACAAAAAATCAACACTAGTAAGTCTTCGGTCTTTTTTAGCAAGGGAACACCTGGAAATGTCAGACATGGAGTTAAGGGAGTGCTTAATGTTCATACCGAGACTCTGAATGAGAGGTACTTGGGCATGCCATCTCATATTGGTGCTTCCAAGATGGGTGCCTTCAAATACTTAAAGGACAAATTGTGAGCGAAGGTGAAAGGTTGGATTTAGAGAACAATTTCAGCATTAGACAAAGAAATTTTAATTAAATAGGTTATAGGTGGCGTAGGCGGTTCCGAATTACTATGTCTTGTTTCACGCTACCCCGAGGACCCTATGAGCATCTCAATAAGCTAATTCGTCGGTCCTTTTGGGGCAGcaaggagtgaaggaaatatgccctagaggcaataataaaagttattattttatatttccttattcatgataaatgtttattattcatgctagaattatattaaccagaaacttgatacatatgtggatacatagacaaaacatcgtgtccctagtaagcctctactagactagctcgttaatcaaagatggttaagtttcctaaccatagacatgtgttgtcatttgataaacgggatcacatcattaggagaatgatgtgatggacatgacccatccgttagcttagcatattgatcgttcggttttattgctattgctttcttcatgtcaaatacatattcattcgattatgagattatgcaactcccgaataccgaaggaataccttgtgtgctatcaaacgtcacaacataactgggtgattataaagatgctctacaggtatctccgaaggtgtttgttgggttggcatagattttgattaggatttgtcactccgagtatcggagaggta
This DNA window, taken from Triticum aestivum cultivar Chinese Spring chromosome 1D, IWGSC CS RefSeq v2.1, whole genome shotgun sequence, encodes the following:
- the LOC123158120 gene encoding uncharacterized protein, whose product is MERDSGDVAMLDVIVHRPPPSKEARDKQLTDPPAPPAGDEMATGPTPEVQANAALQQQLGETNTALRAKEVECGKLAEERDRLISLKRTTRPRPSLCHLAPHPVTKKKTSRRILKRRPLPSKSKKERKRKKEHSPLPPIASRSPVLPPPSPAHGTDRKTRSQVGASTAATSRFGAPLTAAGLHCPGQVAVLFSEREQNSIKDFSTNNCSKILSLCVSYFTPVYVMKLKDFFPNKELREAPYFDGRVVCYPNMKTIHDYLAWRQLDRHNRIQYKTCFLDASEVRKGRKRSLRYAEVFFHHLRQRTRTSC